One region of Hymenobacter sediminicola genomic DNA includes:
- a CDS encoding zinc dependent phospholipase C family protein, protein MPRILLLLAFLLLLPQRPQAWGFFGHRLINRLAVFTLPPDMMGFYKTNIEYLTENATRPDSRRSVVPGEAARHFLDVDVYGDSALARLPRSYADAVAKFGEDSLMKHGIVPWQVIRMKGQLTEAFRQRDADRILSLSADMGHYIADACVPLHTTHNYNGQLTGQRGIHGLWESRLPEILAANYDFFTGPAPYIERPSETIWAAVARSNAAVDSVLTFERDLTAKMPEDKKFGFEERGNQTVRVYSREFSREYHQRLTGQVERQMRLAQRLIGAFWYTCWVDAGQPDLDALPKQPSEKEKLRLAREAKELQQAAPQAAIPGHED, encoded by the coding sequence ATGCCTCGTATACTGCTGCTTTTAGCCTTTTTATTGTTGCTGCCGCAGCGGCCCCAGGCGTGGGGATTTTTCGGGCACCGGCTTATCAATCGGCTGGCCGTGTTTACGCTGCCGCCCGACATGATGGGCTTCTACAAAACCAACATCGAATACCTGACCGAAAATGCCACCCGGCCCGACTCGCGACGCTCGGTGGTGCCTGGTGAGGCGGCCCGCCACTTTCTTGACGTAGATGTATATGGAGACTCGGCCCTGGCCCGGCTGCCCCGCTCCTACGCCGATGCAGTGGCCAAATTCGGGGAAGACTCGCTGATGAAGCACGGCATTGTGCCCTGGCAAGTGATACGCATGAAAGGCCAGCTTACGGAGGCCTTCCGCCAGCGCGACGCCGACCGGATTCTGAGCCTCTCTGCCGACATGGGTCACTACATTGCTGATGCCTGCGTGCCACTGCACACTACCCACAACTACAATGGCCAACTCACAGGCCAGCGTGGCATTCATGGCCTCTGGGAGTCTCGGCTGCCCGAAATACTGGCCGCCAACTACGATTTTTTTACCGGTCCGGCCCCGTACATCGAGCGGCCCTCCGAAACCATCTGGGCGGCCGTGGCCCGTTCCAATGCCGCCGTCGATTCGGTGCTGACGTTTGAGCGGGACCTGACAGCCAAGATGCCCGAGGACAAGAAGTTTGGGTTTGAGGAGCGCGGCAACCAGACCGTGCGTGTGTACTCGCGCGAGTTCAGCCGCGAGTACCACCAGCGGCTCACGGGGCAGGTGGAGCGGCAGATGCGCCTGGCCCAGCGCCTGATTGGGGCTTTCTGGTACACCTGCTGGGTAGATGCTGGCCAGCCCGACCTGGACGCCTTGCCTAAGCAGCCCTCAGAGAAAGAAAAGCTACGCCTCGCCCGCGAAGCCAAAGAGCTGCAACAGGCCGCGCCCCAAGCCGCCATACCCGGCCACGAAGACTAA
- a CDS encoding DUF2752 domain-containing protein, whose translation MLLTRRTAGATAFGLLAGLALAVLYFRLDPAHYPFPRCPVHWLTGLHCPGCGTQRALHALLHGHVVQAAGFNLLAALLSPVVMLGLLEEARGYLAGTPRRLTFLYSPALGWGIIAMATAFCILRNLPGPLGAWLAP comes from the coding sequence ATGCTACTGACCCGAAGAACGGCTGGTGCCACTGCTTTCGGCCTGCTGGCCGGGCTGGCGCTGGCCGTTCTTTATTTTCGCCTCGACCCAGCGCACTACCCTTTTCCGCGCTGCCCGGTGCACTGGCTGACGGGGCTGCACTGCCCCGGTTGCGGCACGCAACGGGCATTGCATGCCCTGTTGCACGGGCACGTGGTGCAGGCGGCAGGATTCAATCTGCTGGCGGCACTGCTGTCGCCGGTAGTGATGCTAGGGTTGCTGGAAGAGGCTCGCGGCTACTTGGCCGGCACGCCCCGGCGCCTGACCTTCTTGTATAGCCCGGCGCTTGGCTGGGGAATAATAGCAATGGCTACTGCCTTCTGCATTTTGCGCAACCTACCTGGCCCGCTTGGCGCTTGGCTGGCACCCTAA
- a CDS encoding DMT family protein — MKSLTTIVLLTISNLFMTFAWYGHLQFKKISWLHGLGLVGVILVSWGLAFFEYVFQVPANRIGFEENGGPFSLFQLKVIQEVVSLTVFTLCAVYVFKTDKLAWNHLLGFGLLVAAVYVIFKKW, encoded by the coding sequence ATGAAAAGCCTGACCACCATTGTGCTGCTTACCATTTCCAACCTGTTCATGACGTTTGCCTGGTACGGGCATTTGCAGTTCAAAAAGATTTCGTGGCTGCACGGGCTGGGTCTGGTGGGCGTGATACTGGTGAGCTGGGGCCTGGCTTTCTTCGAGTATGTGTTTCAGGTGCCGGCCAACCGCATTGGGTTCGAGGAAAACGGTGGGCCGTTCAGCCTGTTTCAGCTCAAGGTCATTCAGGAAGTAGTATCCCTGACGGTTTTCACACTGTGCGCCGTGTATGTGTTCAAAACCGACAAACTGGCCTGGAACCACTTGCTGGGCTTCGGCTTGCTGGTAGCAGCTGTATATGTCATCTTCAAGAAATGGTAA
- a CDS encoding CD225/dispanin family protein: protein MEQPYASPTGVPPVGGPPPKNWLVESILVTIFCCLPFGIVAIINAANVNSRLSVGDYAGAQEASRNAGKWVKYALISSAVLFGLYILLVVIMGIGGGLLGAFND from the coding sequence ATGGAACAACCTTACGCTTCGCCTACCGGTGTGCCCCCAGTTGGTGGTCCTCCGCCCAAAAACTGGCTCGTTGAATCTATTCTGGTGACTATTTTCTGCTGCTTGCCCTTTGGTATCGTGGCTATTATCAACGCAGCCAACGTTAACTCCCGCCTATCAGTAGGCGACTACGCCGGTGCCCAAGAGGCATCCCGCAATGCTGGCAAATGGGTGAAATACGCGCTGATCAGCTCGGCTGTCCTCTTTGGCCTTTACATTCTGCTGGTTGTGATTATGGGCATTGGCGGCGGCCTGTTAGGCGCTTTCAACGACTAA
- a CDS encoding patatin-like phospholipase family protein, producing the protein MRKTYCFLQFFLISLLLAVPTVQAQKVGLVLSGGGAKGLAHVGVLKVLEKNRIPIDYIVGTSMGAIVGAMYAAGYSPREIEEIVLKPEFQNWVSGEPLEGKVYNYYDGDYNPAALHLRLAIDSTLKARVTPKLVDDVTLNYVLATMLAPAGAISGYDFNKLLVPYRSVASEVFTRERVVQRSGSLSDAVRNSMAFPLAFRPIRQQDGRYLFDGAVVDNFPTGVMREEFKPDIMIGVNVGDVAFNKYPKGKDDALLTSTLLFLGSNVADTASVGRNGIFIQPNLEGITAADFNKVKQLVNLGQQATERKLELLLTRIERREDTLALQQRRRAFQERAPKPDFKQITVQGVPKQQQEFVRRFFQRTGSSYSPGDVEEGYYRLVNNDFFNNVYPRVRYDSKLEGYELNLDARQNSNLTTDLGVLLSSRSMSNFYLGGAYRYLNRYLYTIKANATIGRFYNGAQGSFRVSVPGRAPLYFEPTVTFNNFNYQDTGGLLGSTAQNTQLQQRDLKTYLQIGYSPNYRSRYILSGGVFTSRDRFANTNEISSGAELDQNRLDGLTAALQFQRNSLNRRQYAVSGRRADFSFRGILAEEDYSPGSTANGLNGRTKDHKWVQARAYTEQYFTFHKVDSVGRRVHAWGYTIDAVATTQGSFATYRSSLTSAPAFLPLPDSRTQFLDRYRGTAYAAVGLKYIKAIVGSLEWRTEAYVHTLFRPWERENDNPLLPRRGPTVSRPYLTAMTGLVYQTPVGPAALQFIHYDDPDHQFGVFAHIGYVLFRERALD; encoded by the coding sequence ATGCGTAAAACGTACTGCTTTCTACAGTTTTTTCTGATAAGTCTGTTGCTGGCCGTGCCAACGGTGCAGGCACAAAAGGTAGGTCTGGTACTATCGGGAGGTGGGGCTAAGGGCCTGGCCCACGTGGGAGTGCTGAAGGTGCTGGAGAAGAACCGCATCCCCATCGACTACATTGTGGGCACGAGTATGGGCGCAATTGTGGGAGCCATGTATGCGGCTGGCTATTCGCCCCGCGAGATTGAGGAAATTGTGCTCAAGCCCGAGTTTCAGAACTGGGTTTCGGGCGAGCCACTGGAAGGCAAGGTGTACAACTATTACGACGGCGACTACAACCCCGCCGCCTTGCACCTGCGCCTGGCCATCGACTCGACCCTGAAAGCGCGCGTAACGCCTAAACTCGTAGATGACGTCACGCTCAACTACGTACTGGCCACTATGCTGGCCCCGGCCGGCGCCATCTCCGGCTACGATTTCAACAAACTGCTGGTGCCCTACCGTAGTGTGGCCTCCGAGGTGTTTACGCGGGAGCGGGTAGTGCAGCGCAGCGGCTCACTCTCCGATGCGGTGCGCAACTCCATGGCTTTTCCGCTGGCTTTCCGCCCGATCCGGCAGCAAGATGGCCGCTACCTCTTCGACGGCGCCGTGGTGGACAACTTCCCGACTGGCGTGATGCGCGAGGAATTCAAGCCCGATATCATGATTGGGGTGAACGTAGGCGACGTGGCCTTCAATAAATATCCCAAGGGCAAAGACGATGCGCTTCTCACCAGCACTCTGCTGTTTCTGGGTTCCAACGTGGCCGATACTGCTTCAGTAGGCCGCAACGGTATCTTCATACAACCCAACCTGGAGGGTATCACAGCGGCTGACTTCAACAAGGTAAAGCAACTGGTAAACCTGGGGCAGCAAGCCACTGAGCGCAAGCTAGAACTACTGCTGACTCGTATTGAGCGGCGCGAAGACACGCTGGCATTGCAGCAGCGGCGCCGGGCGTTTCAGGAGCGTGCCCCTAAGCCCGATTTCAAGCAGATTACGGTGCAGGGCGTGCCGAAGCAACAGCAGGAATTCGTACGGCGCTTCTTCCAGCGCACTGGCTCTTCCTACTCGCCAGGTGATGTGGAAGAGGGCTACTACCGCCTCGTCAACAACGACTTCTTCAACAACGTGTACCCACGGGTGCGCTACGACAGCAAGCTGGAAGGCTACGAACTCAACCTGGATGCCCGCCAGAACTCTAACCTAACGACTGATCTGGGCGTGCTGCTGTCGTCGCGGTCCATGAGCAATTTCTACCTGGGCGGCGCCTACCGCTACCTCAACCGCTACCTCTATACCATCAAGGCCAATGCAACTATTGGGCGCTTCTACAACGGGGCCCAAGGGTCGTTTCGGGTGAGTGTGCCGGGCCGGGCACCGCTCTATTTCGAGCCCACCGTCACGTTCAATAATTTCAACTACCAAGACACTGGTGGCCTGCTGGGTAGCACGGCCCAGAACACGCAGCTGCAGCAGCGCGACCTAAAAACCTACCTGCAGATTGGTTATAGCCCCAACTACCGTAGCCGCTACATCTTGAGCGGGGGCGTGTTTACGAGCCGCGACCGGTTTGCCAATACCAACGAAATAAGCTCTGGCGCCGAACTGGACCAGAACCGGCTGGATGGTCTCACGGCCGCCCTGCAGTTCCAGCGCAACTCTCTGAACCGCCGCCAATACGCCGTGAGCGGACGCCGGGCTGATTTTTCCTTCCGAGGTATATTGGCCGAGGAAGACTACTCACCGGGCTCTACAGCAAATGGCTTGAATGGCCGCACCAAAGACCACAAATGGGTGCAGGCCCGGGCGTATACCGAGCAGTATTTCACTTTTCACAAGGTCGATTCGGTGGGCCGGCGGGTGCATGCCTGGGGCTACACCATTGATGCGGTAGCCACCACGCAGGGCAGCTTTGCCACCTACCGCTCGTCCCTGACGTCAGCACCGGCGTTTTTGCCCCTACCCGATTCGCGCACGCAGTTCCTGGACCGCTACCGCGGCACAGCCTATGCTGCAGTGGGGCTGAAGTACATCAAGGCCATTGTGGGCTCTCTGGAATGGCGCACTGAGGCCTACGTACACACCTTGTTTCGGCCCTGGGAACGGGAAAATGACAATCCATTGCTGCCCCGGCGTGGCCCCACCGTCAGCCGTCCTTACCTAACGGCCATGACCGGCCTCGTGTACCAAACTCCCGTTGGGCCGGCTGCCCTGCAGTTCATTCACTACGATGACCCTGACCACCAGTTCGGCGTGTTTGCCCACATTGGCTACGTACTGTTCCGTGAGAGGGCCCTGGACTAA